CACCCAGTTCCATCGTCACTTCTTTCAATGACGAAGCGGCCGCGCTGGCCATCACTTTCTTGCCCGTTTCCACGCCGCCGGTAAAGGAGATTTTTTCGATGCGTGGATGTTCGCTCAACCATTGGCCGACGGTGCGCCCCGGGCCTTGCAGTACATTGAATACGCCGTCTGGCACGCCTGCTTCGGTGTAAATTTCCGCGAGTCGCAACGCCGTCAGTGGCGTCACTTCGCTGGGCTTGAAAATCATGGCATTGCCGGCGGCCAGCGCAGGCGCCGATTTCCACAGCGCAATCTGGATGGGGTAGTTCCATGCGCCAATGCCCGCCACCACGCCAAGCGGCTCGCGGCGCGTATAGAAGAAACTGGATTCGCGCAGTGGCACCTGTTCGCCTTCGATGGCAGGTGCGAGGCCGGCGTAATACTCCAGTACGTCCGTGCCGGTCACGATGTCGACGGTGGAGGTTTCCACATACGGCTTGCCGGTGTCGAAGGTTTCGAGCATGGCCAGTTCATCGTTGCGCGCGCGCAGAATGTCCACGGCGCGACGCAGGATGCGTGAACGCTGCATGGCGGTGAGCGCCGCCCACTCGCGCTGGCCTTGTTCCGCGCTTTCGACCGCACGCTCGACATCCGTCAGGGATGCGCGTTGCACGAGGGCAAGCACTTCGCCGGTGGCGGGATTGACGGTTTTAAAAGTCTCGTTGCTGGTAGCGTCGACCAATGCACCGTGAATATAGAGTTGTTGGTTGGGGTAGCGGGCCATGGGCTCTCCTTGCGTACAGCCGGGGCGCATCAATGCGCGTTGTCCGGCAGGTGGTGGTCGAGGTATTCGTAGGCGATCTGCTTGGCCTGCGCAACGTTGAATTCGCCACCGGCCAGGCTGCCGCGCAGCCACAGGCCGTCGATCATGGCAGCGAGTCCGCGGGCGGCAGTGCATGCTTTGTCGCGCGGCAGCGCGCGTTGAAATTGATGGCTGAGGTTGGAATACAGGCGCCGGTCATTCGCGTGCTGCAAGCGGCGCAACGGAGCGTCGTGCATGCTGGCGGCCCAGAACGTGAGCCATACGCGCATCGCAGTGGGGCTGACCTGGGTTGGGTCGAAGTTGCCATCAATGATGGCGCGCAGTTGCCCGCGTGGAGACTTGTCGGCGGTAGTGGCGCATTGTGCGACGGCATCACGTAGTTCACGCAGGATCTGCCGCATGGCGGCATTGAGCAGGCCATCCTTGCCGCCGAAGTAGTGGCTAATGATGCCGGTGGACAAGCCTGCGCGTCCGGCGATCTCCGCAATCGTGGCATCCGCCAGTCCCACACGGTCGATGGTTTCGAAGGTGGCGCGGATCAGTTGATTGCGCCGGATAGGTGGCATGCCGAGCTTGGGCATAGAACTAATTCGATATTGCGCAGATGAAAGGTGCTAGGAGCATATTTTATTTTGATTGAACGTTCAATTATGAAACACTGGAGCCACTTGCTAGGCTGAACCCAGGGCTGGCGGTAGGCGCATAGGTGCCAGTGGCCATCCCACAGG
The sequence above is a segment of the Dyella sp. M7H15-1 genome. Coding sequences within it:
- the betB gene encoding betaine-aldehyde dehydrogenase → MARYPNQQLYIHGALVDATSNETFKTVNPATGEVLALVQRASLTDVERAVESAEQGQREWAALTAMQRSRILRRAVDILRARNDELAMLETFDTGKPYVETSTVDIVTGTDVLEYYAGLAPAIEGEQVPLRESSFFYTRREPLGVVAGIGAWNYPIQIALWKSAPALAAGNAMIFKPSEVTPLTALRLAEIYTEAGVPDGVFNVLQGPGRTVGQWLSEHPRIEKISFTGGVETGKKVMASAAASSLKEVTMELGGKSPLIIFPDADVDRAADIAVMANFFSSGQVCTNGTRVFVHETLRESFEAAVLERVTRIRLGHPEDPLTNFGPLTSFAHREKVLSLIEQGKREGARLLSGGQRVDDSAYAKGAYVQPTVFTDCTDDMTIVREEIFGPVMSILTWRDEANVIARANNTCFGLAAGVVTPDLATAHRVIHQLEAGICWINTWGESPAEMPVGGYKQSGVGRENGISTLAHYTRIKSVQVELGPFASVF
- the betI gene encoding transcriptional regulator BetI; this encodes MPKLGMPPIRRNQLIRATFETIDRVGLADATIAEIAGRAGLSTGIISHYFGGKDGLLNAAMRQILRELRDAVAQCATTADKSPRGQLRAIIDGNFDPTQVSPTAMRVWLTFWAASMHDAPLRRLQHANDRRLYSNLSHQFQRALPRDKACTAARGLAAMIDGLWLRGSLAGGEFNVAQAKQIAYEYLDHHLPDNAH